Proteins from one Acidihalobacter prosperus genomic window:
- a CDS encoding alpha/beta fold hydrolase gives MSLASVTRGAGPDLVMIPGWGMHAGVFAGLADSLSSRFRVTCVDLPGHGNSAGVAWPDDVGSVADLLLAAAPPRAAWLGWSLGGLAAIAASAREADRIDRLVLLAATPRFTATGDWLCAMSADELAGFAERFERHPERTLQRFQALQFSRDVDSGRGLRRLRALLGDGEIAVPALAAALRVLLEADMRAALAACGRPVCALLGGDDPLIPACVSSALSQLLPRIRIERIEGAGHAPFITHEEVVAATIADMLQEPAAPEREE, from the coding sequence TTGAGTCTTGCAAGCGTGACCCGTGGCGCGGGGCCTGATTTGGTGATGATCCCCGGCTGGGGCATGCACGCCGGCGTGTTTGCCGGGCTTGCCGATTCGCTGTCATCGCGTTTTCGCGTGACTTGCGTCGACCTTCCCGGGCATGGCAACAGCGCGGGCGTGGCATGGCCGGATGACGTGGGGTCTGTGGCCGATTTGCTGTTGGCTGCGGCACCGCCGCGCGCGGCCTGGCTGGGATGGTCTCTCGGCGGTCTGGCGGCCATCGCTGCCAGCGCACGCGAGGCTGATCGGATCGATCGGTTGGTGCTGCTCGCGGCAACCCCGCGCTTCACGGCGACTGGCGATTGGCTGTGCGCCATGTCGGCCGACGAGTTGGCGGGGTTTGCGGAGCGCTTCGAACGACATCCGGAGCGGACGCTGCAGCGGTTCCAGGCCCTTCAGTTCAGTCGCGATGTCGATTCCGGGCGAGGTCTGCGCCGTCTGCGCGCGCTGCTCGGCGATGGCGAGATCGCGGTGCCGGCACTTGCGGCGGCGCTGCGGGTGTTGCTTGAGGCGGATATGCGTGCGGCGCTTGCCGCTTGCGGGCGACCCGTCTGCGCCCTGCTCGGCGGCGACGATCCGTTGATTCCGGCTTGCGTGTCGTCTGCGCTGTCGCAACTCTTGCCGCGTATCCGTATCGAGCGTATCGAGGGTGCCGGCCACGCGCCTTTCATTACCCATGAGGAGGTGGTCGCCGCGACGATCGCCGATATGCTGCAGGAGCCGGCAGCGCCGGAGCGTGAAGAATGA
- the plsY gene encoding glycerol-3-phosphate 1-O-acyltransferase PlsY, which produces MPYDVLLIVAAYLLGSLSTAILTCRLMGLPDPRGVGSGNPGATNVLRAGGKKAAIITLAGDLIKGALPVALTLALGRGQATAALVGFAAFLGHLYPLYFGFKGGKGVATALGAIFGLNPLAGAAVAGTWLGMALVSRISSLSALTAFLCAPAYLYLLAHSTPASLIMAFMSALIFWRHRRNIRNLAAGSEPRIGGKARADSTE; this is translated from the coding sequence ATGCCATACGATGTCCTGCTGATTGTCGCCGCTTATCTGCTCGGCTCGCTGTCCACCGCCATTCTCACGTGCAGGCTCATGGGGCTTCCGGACCCCAGGGGCGTTGGCTCCGGCAACCCAGGGGCCACCAATGTCCTGCGGGCCGGCGGGAAAAAGGCCGCCATCATCACGCTTGCGGGCGACCTCATCAAGGGCGCGCTCCCCGTTGCCCTCACGCTGGCGTTGGGCCGCGGCCAGGCGACAGCGGCACTGGTCGGGTTCGCCGCCTTCCTCGGCCACCTCTATCCGCTCTACTTCGGCTTCAAGGGCGGCAAAGGTGTTGCCACCGCCCTCGGCGCGATCTTCGGGCTGAACCCGCTGGCCGGTGCCGCTGTGGCGGGCACTTGGCTCGGCATGGCGCTCGTTTCGCGGATATCCTCGCTCTCGGCGCTGACCGCATTCCTCTGCGCGCCGGCTTACCTGTATCTGCTGGCACATTCGACCCCGGCCAGCCTGATCATGGCATTCATGAGTGCACTGATCTTTTGGCGCCATCGCCGCAATATCCGCAACCTGGCAGCAGGCTCCGAGCCGCGCATCGGGGGCAAGGCGCGGGCCGATTCAACCGAGTGA
- the tsaD gene encoding tRNA (adenosine(37)-N6)-threonylcarbamoyltransferase complex transferase subunit TsaD, which produces MAIASMEMGCRRVLGIETSCDETGVAIYDGAEGLVAERLYTQVGLHARYGGVVPELASRDHVRRLLPLVREVLDEVGAACPDGVAYTAGPGLIGALHVGASVGRSLAFGWGVPAIGVHHLEGHLLAPMLEADAPDFPFVALLVSGGHTMLIDVTDVGRYALLGESLDDAAGEAFDKTAKLLGLSYPGGAALAKLACDGDPARFRFPRPMTDRPGLDFSFSGLKTFALNTLQSIGEDARGRADVARAFEDAVVDTLTIKCRRALQQTGRRRLVVAGGVSANRRLRVHLEDMANAHSVRVYFPRPAYCTDNGAMIAYAGYRRLRAGEVEDLVIRSRPRWPLASLG; this is translated from the coding sequence ATGGCAATTGCTAGCATGGAGATGGGTTGCCGCCGCGTGCTGGGGATCGAAACCTCCTGCGACGAAACCGGCGTGGCCATTTACGATGGTGCCGAGGGTTTGGTGGCGGAGCGTCTGTATACGCAGGTGGGGCTGCATGCACGCTATGGCGGCGTGGTGCCGGAACTCGCGTCGCGCGACCATGTGCGGCGCCTGTTGCCGCTGGTGCGCGAGGTACTCGATGAGGTGGGTGCGGCGTGCCCGGACGGCGTGGCCTATACCGCGGGGCCAGGGTTGATCGGCGCCTTGCATGTGGGTGCGTCGGTGGGCCGGAGCCTGGCCTTCGGCTGGGGCGTGCCCGCGATCGGCGTGCATCACCTGGAAGGGCATCTTTTGGCGCCGATGCTGGAAGCGGATGCGCCCGATTTCCCGTTCGTTGCATTGTTGGTTTCGGGCGGGCATACGATGCTGATCGATGTGACCGACGTGGGTCGCTATGCGTTGCTGGGCGAAAGCCTGGACGATGCGGCGGGCGAGGCGTTCGACAAGACGGCGAAGTTGCTCGGCCTGTCTTATCCGGGCGGCGCGGCGCTGGCGAAATTGGCTTGCGATGGCGACCCCGCGCGCTTTCGTTTCCCGCGGCCGATGACCGATCGTCCGGGCCTGGATTTTAGTTTCAGCGGGCTCAAGACGTTCGCGCTGAACACCTTGCAGTCGATCGGCGAGGATGCGCGAGGGCGGGCGGATGTGGCGCGGGCTTTTGAGGACGCGGTGGTCGATACGCTGACCATCAAGTGCCGGCGGGCCCTGCAGCAGACCGGCCGCCGTCGTCTCGTGGTGGCGGGCGGCGTCAGCGCCAACCGTCGTTTGCGGGTGCATCTGGAGGATATGGCAAACGCGCACTCGGTCAGGGTGTATTTCCCCAGGCCGGCTTACTGTACCGACAATGGCGCGATGATCGCCTATGCCGGCTACCGGCGGCTGCGGGCTGGGGAAGTCGAAGATCTCGTCATCCGCTCACGGCCGCGCTGGCCGCTTGCCTCACTCGGTTGA
- the rpsU gene encoding 30S ribosomal protein S21, protein MPNVRVKENEPFEVALRRFKRTCEKAGVLTEVRRREFYEKPTAVRKRKAAAAVKRQAKRISRETARHTRLY, encoded by the coding sequence ATGCCGAATGTCCGCGTGAAAGAGAATGAGCCCTTCGAGGTTGCGCTGCGCCGTTTCAAGCGCACCTGCGAGAAGGCGGGCGTACTGACCGAGGTTCGACGCCGCGAGTTTTACGAAAAGCCCACCGCCGTGCGCAAGCGCAAGGCCGCCGCCGCGGTCAAGCGCCAGGCCAAGCGCATCTCGCGCGAGACCGCTCGCCACACACGCCTGTACTGA
- a CDS encoding GatB/YqeY domain-containing protein, with product MSTGADIKSRIEEAVKTAQRQGHKARRDALRLMLAAIQQVEVDTRKSLSDEDVLAILDKLGKQRRESIEQFAAAGRHELEARERQELEIIAEFLPTPLDDAEIDRLIESAIADAGAASLRDMGKVMNALRPQMQGRADMSTVSGRVKSRLAG from the coding sequence ATGAGCACAGGCGCGGACATCAAGTCCCGGATCGAGGAGGCGGTCAAAACCGCCCAGCGGCAAGGACATAAGGCGCGTCGAGACGCGCTCAGGCTTATGCTGGCCGCGATACAGCAGGTCGAGGTCGATACCCGCAAGTCATTGTCGGACGAGGACGTGCTGGCCATTCTGGACAAGCTCGGCAAGCAACGGCGCGAGTCCATCGAACAGTTCGCCGCCGCCGGGCGGCACGAGCTTGAGGCGCGCGAACGGCAGGAGCTCGAAATCATCGCGGAATTCCTGCCCACTCCGCTTGATGATGCGGAGATAGATCGCCTCATCGAGTCGGCCATCGCCGATGCGGGCGCAGCCAGCCTGCGCGACATGGGCAAGGTCATGAATGCCCTACGCCCGCAGATGCAGGGGCGCGCGGACATGTCGACCGTCAGCGGTCGCGTCAAAAGCCGACTGGCCGGCTGA
- a CDS encoding FAD-dependent oxidoreductase — translation MANPMQFLEIQRQDPDKKPAEVRIHEFKEIYGQFKAESAQRQAGRCLSCGNPYCEWKCPVHNYIPNWLKLIAEGNLFAAAEMSHKTNSLPEVCGRVCPQDRLCEGACTLNDGFGAVTIGSIERYITDEALKAGWRPDLSQVVATDKRVAIVGAGPAGLGCADILVRNGVKAVVYDRYPEIGGLLTFGIPAFKLEKEIVRTRRKLLEEMGVEFRLNTEIGRDLPLQELLDEYDAVFLGMGTYTYMKGGFPGESLPGVHEALPFLVANANRELGFERDPGEFVELAGRRVVVLGGGDTAMDCNRTAIRLGAASVTCAYRRDEDNMPGSRREVANAREEGVQFLFNRQPVEIVGTDRVEGVKTVTTRLGEPDERGRRRPVPVPGSEEIIPADHVIVAFGFRPSPAAWLGEHGVELHPDGRVATGTGYPFQTTNKKLFAGGDMVRGSDLVVTAVFEGREAAQGILDYLGV, via the coding sequence ATGGCCAACCCGATGCAATTCCTTGAAATCCAGCGACAGGATCCGGACAAAAAGCCGGCTGAAGTCCGCATTCATGAATTCAAGGAGATATACGGGCAATTCAAGGCCGAAAGCGCCCAGCGCCAGGCAGGGCGCTGCCTATCCTGCGGCAACCCCTATTGCGAGTGGAAGTGCCCGGTCCACAACTACATACCCAACTGGCTCAAGCTGATTGCCGAGGGCAATCTCTTCGCCGCGGCGGAAATGTCCCACAAGACCAACTCCCTACCCGAAGTCTGTGGACGCGTCTGCCCACAAGACCGCCTCTGCGAAGGCGCCTGCACCCTGAACGACGGTTTCGGTGCGGTCACCATCGGCTCGATCGAGCGCTACATCACGGACGAAGCCCTCAAGGCCGGCTGGCGCCCGGATCTTTCACAGGTCGTCGCCACGGACAAGCGGGTGGCCATCGTCGGCGCCGGCCCCGCTGGCCTTGGCTGCGCCGACATCCTCGTGCGCAATGGCGTCAAGGCGGTGGTATACGACCGCTATCCCGAGATAGGCGGCCTGCTCACCTTCGGCATCCCTGCATTCAAGCTCGAAAAGGAAATCGTGCGCACGCGCCGGAAGCTGCTGGAGGAAATGGGCGTCGAGTTCCGCCTCAACACCGAGATAGGCCGAGACCTGCCTCTGCAGGAACTGCTCGACGAGTACGACGCGGTTTTTCTTGGCATGGGCACCTACACCTACATGAAAGGCGGTTTCCCGGGCGAGAGCCTGCCCGGAGTGCACGAAGCACTGCCCTTCCTTGTCGCCAATGCCAACCGCGAACTCGGCTTCGAGCGGGACCCTGGCGAGTTCGTCGAACTTGCGGGACGGCGCGTGGTCGTACTCGGCGGCGGCGATACCGCAATGGACTGCAATCGCACCGCGATACGCCTGGGCGCGGCCAGCGTCACCTGCGCCTACCGACGCGACGAAGACAACATGCCGGGATCGCGCCGCGAGGTGGCCAACGCCCGAGAGGAAGGCGTGCAATTCCTGTTCAACCGCCAGCCAGTCGAAATCGTCGGCACGGATCGCGTAGAAGGCGTCAAGACCGTAACCACGCGGCTCGGCGAGCCCGATGAGCGCGGCAGGCGGCGCCCGGTCCCAGTGCCTGGCTCGGAAGAAATCATTCCCGCCGACCATGTGATCGTGGCCTTCGGCTTCCGTCCGAGCCCGGCAGCATGGCTGGGCGAGCACGGCGTCGAACTACACCCCGACGGGCGCGTCGCGACCGGCACCGGGTACCCCTTTCAGACCACCAACAAGAAACTTTTTGCCGGCGGCGACATGGTGCGCGGCTCCGACCTCGTGGTCACCGCCGTCTTCGAAGGACGCGAGGCCGCCCAAGGCATCCTCGACTATCTTGGCGTCTGA
- a CDS encoding hemerythrin domain-containing protein has protein sequence MFGFFKKKKQADQSIEADDGAAVGIRYSADLVPRLKSDHQELLVIYRAIESHFSQGDLPGTVARLSDFRYLLQDHLLTENVRFYLYLGQQFAHDATNAELIRGFRQEMDAIGRVVLRFLDRYEKLAENPELADTFLGELGQIGAVLSKRIKKEEQTLYPLYMPRYQ, from the coding sequence TTGTTCGGATTCTTCAAGAAGAAAAAACAGGCCGATCAGTCCATCGAAGCGGATGACGGGGCAGCTGTCGGGATCCGCTACAGTGCCGATCTGGTCCCGCGTCTCAAGTCCGATCATCAGGAGCTGCTCGTCATCTACCGAGCCATTGAGTCGCATTTTTCACAGGGTGACCTGCCGGGGACGGTGGCGCGTCTGAGCGATTTCCGGTACCTGCTGCAGGATCATCTGCTGACCGAGAATGTGCGTTTCTATCTGTATCTCGGACAGCAGTTCGCACATGACGCGACCAATGCTGAACTGATCCGGGGTTTTCGTCAGGAGATGGACGCGATCGGGCGCGTGGTACTGCGTTTCCTGGACCGATACGAAAAACTGGCCGAGAATCCCGAGCTCGCGGACACCTTCCTGGGGGAGCTGGGACAGATCGGCGCGGTGCTCTCCAAGCGGATCAAGAAGGAAGAACAGACGCTCTACCCCTTGTACATGCCACGCTACCAGTAA
- the hemE gene encoding uroporphyrinogen decarboxylase: protein MQILNNDRLLRALLRQPVDTTPIWVMRQAGRYLPEYRATRARAGSFMQLCRTPELACEVTLQPLARFPLDAAILFSDILTVPDAMGLGLYFVEGEGPRFERVLRSAADIDALPRPDPEEALAYVMDAVRMIRRELDGRVPLIGFSGSPWTLATYMVEGGANREFAHTKGLLYDQPAVLHRLLTRLADTVTDYLNAQIRAGAQAVMIFDTWGGILTPAAYRDFSLEYMHRIVDGLIREHEGRRVPVTLFTKGGGQWLEAMADTGCDALGLDWTIDIGDARRRVGDRVALQGNLDPAVLYAGPERIRAEAAAIVSAYGGGSGHVFNLGHGIHPHIDPEHVAALVDAVHLAGATAGRSAVGGA from the coding sequence ATGCAAATACTTAATAATGATCGGTTGTTGCGAGCCCTGTTGCGGCAACCCGTCGACACGACACCGATCTGGGTGATGCGCCAAGCAGGACGCTACCTGCCCGAGTATCGGGCCACACGCGCACGCGCCGGCAGCTTCATGCAATTGTGTCGCACGCCAGAACTGGCGTGTGAGGTCACGCTGCAGCCACTGGCGCGCTTCCCGCTCGATGCGGCCATCCTGTTCTCCGACATCCTGACCGTGCCCGATGCGATGGGGTTGGGCCTGTATTTCGTGGAGGGCGAAGGACCGCGGTTTGAGCGCGTGCTGCGAAGCGCTGCCGACATCGATGCTTTGCCTCGCCCGGACCCCGAGGAAGCCCTGGCCTACGTCATGGATGCCGTCCGCATGATCCGCCGCGAGCTTGACGGTCGCGTCCCGCTGATCGGATTTTCGGGCAGCCCATGGACATTGGCGACCTATATGGTGGAGGGCGGTGCAAATCGCGAATTCGCCCACACCAAAGGCCTGCTGTACGACCAACCCGCGGTATTGCATCGTCTGCTGACCAGGCTGGCCGACACCGTCACCGACTATCTCAACGCCCAGATCCGCGCGGGCGCGCAAGCGGTGATGATATTCGATACCTGGGGCGGCATCCTGACGCCCGCCGCCTATCGCGACTTTTCGCTCGAGTACATGCATCGCATCGTCGACGGACTCATCCGCGAGCACGAGGGTCGGCGCGTGCCGGTAACGCTGTTCACCAAGGGTGGCGGGCAGTGGCTGGAGGCGATGGCCGACACGGGCTGCGATGCACTCGGGCTGGACTGGACCATAGACATCGGCGATGCACGTCGCCGCGTAGGTGACCGCGTAGCCCTGCAGGGCAATCTGGACCCTGCAGTACTATATGCGGGACCAGAGCGCATTCGCGCGGAAGCCGCCGCCATTGTCTCCGCCTATGGCGGCGGCAGCGGCCACGTGTTCAATCTCGGGCACGGCATACATCCGCACATCGATCCAGAGCACGTGGCCGCATTGGTTGACGCCGTGCATCTTGCAGGCGCGACTGCCGGTCGATCGGCCGTTGGCGGCGCCTAG
- a CDS encoding penicillin-binding protein 1A: MSAMRLIGRIVRWLLILIAGGATVGALAAAFAYLYFAPNLPDVAALRDVQYQVPLKVYSADGKLVAEYGEKRRDPLRFDQIPPTLVHAFLAAEDANFYEHPGVSIRGLLRATFELIKTGQKRQGGSTITMQLARNFFLSDKKTYSRKIRELFLALKIEKALTKDQILEIYLNKIYLGNRAYGVGAAAHVYYGKNVKDLSVAQMAMIAGLPKAPSAYNPIADPSRALERRGYVLTRMHDLGFIDRTQYQQAMQAPITASLHGTDIEAPAPYLAEMVRQEMYNRYGDRAYTDGFKVYTTILARDQIDAVHALRNDLIAYTERHGYRGPEAKVKLDAGALKAWRADLTRMPAAGASASGQAVPAWDAMLGRYAPVGGLPAALVVASGDKTAQVYLDGGQVVTLDLKDMSWAGAYISVNRVGPVPTRVDALLKPGDVIRVRDEQGRWSLAQVPKVAGALVSLNPRNGAIVALVGGFDYYASKFNRVTQALRQPGSSFKPFVYSAALHDGYTPATLVNDAPVVVKDSALEGVWRPENYERNFNGPTRLRLGLVHSLNLVSIRVLQSIGIDYALKYASRFGFDPARLPHNLTLALGSASVTPLEMATGYAVFANGGYRVKPFYIERIVGGDGSVLYQAQPDTVCEPDCPASAAATAPAAPLPADTTGPAVATPLPPAGTLAHGATTSVPAIKPAMRVISAGNAYQMTSMMKDVIRMGTGRAALRLHRADLAGKTGTTNDQVDAWFSGFNSDLVTTAWVGFDGNQPLGHAETGARAALPMWMGFMGAALAGKPEATMPQPQGIVTVKIDPKTGLLASPGEADAIFETFREGHLPKPDTPAAVSGSEATPQGSRGLTQQLY; this comes from the coding sequence ATGAGCGCCATGAGACTCATCGGCAGGATCGTTCGCTGGCTCCTGATATTGATTGCGGGCGGCGCCACCGTGGGCGCCCTGGCCGCCGCCTTCGCCTACCTCTACTTCGCCCCGAATCTGCCCGACGTCGCAGCACTGCGTGACGTCCAGTATCAGGTGCCGCTGAAGGTATATAGCGCAGATGGCAAGCTTGTGGCCGAGTATGGCGAGAAGCGCCGCGATCCCCTGCGTTTCGATCAGATACCGCCGACCCTGGTGCATGCCTTCCTTGCGGCCGAGGATGCAAACTTCTACGAACATCCCGGCGTCAGCATACGCGGACTCCTGCGTGCGACCTTCGAGCTTATCAAGACCGGCCAGAAGCGTCAGGGTGGCAGCACCATCACCATGCAGCTTGCACGCAACTTCTTTCTCTCCGATAAAAAGACCTATTCGCGCAAGATTCGTGAGCTGTTCCTGGCACTCAAGATCGAAAAGGCGCTGACCAAGGATCAGATACTCGAGATCTATCTCAACAAGATCTACCTGGGCAATCGCGCCTACGGCGTGGGCGCGGCGGCACACGTATATTACGGCAAGAACGTCAAGGATTTGAGCGTTGCCCAGATGGCCATGATTGCCGGCCTGCCCAAGGCGCCCTCGGCGTACAACCCCATCGCGGATCCCAGCCGCGCGCTCGAACGTCGCGGCTACGTGCTGACGCGGATGCACGATCTCGGTTTCATCGATCGGACTCAGTATCAGCAGGCCATGCAGGCGCCGATCACCGCCAGCCTGCATGGCACCGATATCGAGGCGCCGGCGCCCTACCTGGCCGAGATGGTGCGCCAGGAAATGTACAACCGGTATGGCGACCGTGCCTACACGGACGGCTTCAAGGTATACACCACAATCCTCGCCCGGGATCAGATCGATGCCGTGCATGCTCTGCGCAACGATCTGATCGCCTATACGGAGCGCCATGGCTATCGTGGCCCGGAAGCGAAGGTGAAACTGGACGCGGGCGCTTTGAAAGCGTGGCGGGCGGATTTGACGCGTATGCCGGCTGCCGGTGCTTCCGCGAGCGGTCAGGCCGTGCCTGCGTGGGACGCGATGCTGGGCCGCTACGCGCCGGTCGGCGGTTTGCCGGCTGCGCTGGTGGTGGCGTCCGGCGACAAGACCGCGCAGGTCTACCTCGACGGCGGCCAGGTGGTCACGTTGGACCTTAAGGACATGAGCTGGGCCGGCGCCTATATCAGCGTCAACCGGGTCGGCCCGGTGCCCACGCGCGTCGATGCCCTGCTCAAGCCGGGCGACGTGATCCGGGTGCGCGATGAGCAGGGACGCTGGTCGCTGGCGCAGGTGCCCAAGGTCGCAGGTGCGCTGGTCTCGCTGAATCCGCGTAACGGTGCGATCGTGGCGCTGGTGGGCGGATTCGACTACTACGCCAGCAAGTTCAACCGCGTGACCCAGGCGCTTCGTCAGCCCGGTTCGAGTTTCAAGCCCTTCGTATATTCGGCTGCCCTGCATGACGGCTATACGCCCGCAACGCTGGTGAATGACGCGCCGGTGGTGGTCAAGGACTCGGCCCTGGAGGGTGTCTGGCGCCCCGAGAACTACGAACGTAATTTCAACGGGCCTACCCGCCTCAGGCTTGGCCTCGTGCATTCGCTCAATCTGGTATCGATACGCGTACTGCAGTCGATCGGTATCGACTACGCGCTCAAATACGCCTCGCGATTCGGTTTCGATCCGGCGCGTCTGCCGCACAATCTCACACTGGCGTTGGGCAGTGCCAGCGTGACGCCATTGGAAATGGCGACGGGCTACGCCGTGTTCGCCAACGGTGGCTATCGCGTGAAGCCGTTCTACATTGAAAGGATCGTGGGCGGTGATGGCAGTGTGCTGTACCAGGCTCAGCCGGACACGGTATGTGAGCCCGATTGTCCGGCTTCCGCTGCGGCCACTGCGCCGGCTGCACCGTTGCCCGCCGACACCACCGGCCCGGCGGTCGCGACACCTTTGCCGCCGGCGGGCACGCTCGCTCACGGCGCCACGACATCGGTGCCGGCCATCAAGCCGGCCATGCGAGTGATCAGCGCCGGCAATGCCTATCAAATGACCAGCATGATGAAGGACGTGATCCGCATGGGTACAGGTCGCGCGGCGCTGCGCCTGCATCGTGCCGATCTGGCAGGCAAGACCGGTACTACCAATGATCAGGTCGATGCGTGGTTCAGCGGTTTCAATTCCGATCTGGTGACGACGGCCTGGGTTGGATTCGACGGCAATCAGCCTCTGGGGCATGCCGAGACGGGTGCGCGTGCGGCCTTGCCGATGTGGATGGGCTTCATGGGGGCGGCCCTGGCCGGCAAGCCGGAAGCCACCATGCCGCAGCCGCAGGGCATCGTCACCGTCAAGATCGATCCGAAGACGGGGCTGCTGGCGAGTCCCGGCGAGGCCGATGCGATCTTCGAGACATTCCGCGAAGGCCATCTGCCCAAGCCGGACACGCCAGCGGCGGTATCGGGCTCGGAGGCGACGCCGCAGGGCAGCCGCGGTTTGACCCAGCAGCTGTACTAG
- a CDS encoding pilus assembly protein PilM produces the protein MSLLRPKKKPLLGIDISSTAVKLVELSRHGAEYRVESYAVEPLPMNAVTEKNVTDVDAVGDAMRRAVKKAGTGNKLCALAVPSSAVISKTITLPASLKESELEGQIEIEADQYIPYSLEEINLDFEVIGPSPGNPDMMEVLLVASRSENVDVRVGAADLAGLKPKVLDVESYATEHAVAQTAGLDGSGGIVAVIDIGATMTSISVLEDGVITYTREQPFGGKMLTEDIMRRYGLSYEEAGLAKKEGGLPDNYVSEILEPFKDNMAQQVHRFLQFYYAASEHQSVDQILLAGGCASIAGIDELIESRLGTPTTIANPFSRMSIASGINAQRLGSDAPALMIACGLALRSFD, from the coding sequence GTGTCGCTCCTTAGACCCAAGAAGAAGCCATTGCTGGGGATAGACATCAGCTCTACGGCGGTCAAGCTTGTCGAGCTGAGCCGCCACGGCGCCGAGTATCGCGTGGAATCCTACGCGGTCGAACCCTTGCCGATGAATGCCGTAACCGAGAAGAACGTGACGGACGTCGATGCCGTCGGCGACGCCATGCGGCGCGCCGTCAAGAAAGCGGGCACCGGCAACAAGCTCTGCGCACTGGCCGTGCCCTCATCCGCCGTCATCAGCAAGACCATCACTCTGCCCGCCAGCCTCAAGGAATCGGAGCTGGAAGGCCAGATCGAAATCGAGGCGGATCAGTACATCCCCTACTCGCTGGAGGAGATCAACCTCGACTTCGAGGTGATCGGCCCCTCCCCCGGCAACCCCGACATGATGGAAGTGCTGCTGGTGGCTTCGCGTAGCGAGAACGTCGACGTTCGTGTCGGCGCCGCCGATCTGGCCGGCCTGAAGCCCAAGGTGCTCGACGTGGAATCCTATGCGACGGAACATGCCGTCGCGCAGACGGCCGGCCTGGACGGATCGGGCGGCATCGTCGCGGTGATCGACATTGGCGCCACCATGACCAGCATCTCCGTGCTGGAGGACGGCGTGATCACCTACACCCGTGAACAACCCTTCGGCGGCAAGATGCTGACCGAGGACATCATGCGTCGCTACGGCCTTTCCTACGAGGAAGCGGGTCTCGCGAAGAAGGAAGGCGGGCTACCGGACAATTACGTCTCCGAAATCCTCGAGCCCTTCAAGGACAACATGGCGCAGCAGGTGCATCGATTCCTGCAGTTCTATTACGCCGCCAGCGAACACCAGTCGGTCGATCAGATCCTGCTGGCCGGCGGCTGCGCCTCCATCGCCGGCATCGACGAACTCATCGAATCGCGGCTGGGCACCCCGACCACCATCGCCAATCCGTTCAGCCGGATGTCGATCGCCTCCGGCATCAACGCCCAACGCCTCGGCAGCGACGCGCCGGCGCTGATGATCGCGTGTGGACTGGCCCTGAGGAGCTTCGACTGA